Proteins encoded together in one Pseudomonas sp. Seg1 window:
- a CDS encoding NIPSNAP family protein, with protein sequence MITCHVRYVIDPYQLAEFEAYAKAWLGIVERLGGTHHGYFLPSEGASNIAYCLFSFPSLADYESYRHIALTDPESTALVQSLVEKKFIVSYERSFLRPMLP encoded by the coding sequence GTGATTACCTGCCACGTCAGATACGTGATCGACCCTTATCAACTGGCCGAATTCGAGGCCTACGCCAAGGCCTGGCTCGGCATTGTCGAACGCTTGGGCGGCACTCATCACGGCTACTTTCTGCCGTCCGAGGGTGCGAGCAACATCGCCTATTGCCTGTTCAGTTTTCCGTCGCTGGCGGATTACGAAAGCTACCGGCACATCGCACTGACCGATCCGGAAAGTACTGCGCTGGTGCAATCACTGGTCGAGAAGAAGTTCATCGTCAGCTACGAGCGCAGCTTCCTGCGCCCGATGCTGCCCTGA
- the eco gene encoding serine protease inhibitor ecotin codes for MGSFRAYATTGLIIASLSTVAHAAKLEDVAPYPKAEAGFTRQVIHLPKQDQEENFQVEILAGKTLEVDCNRQRLGGVLDEKNLEGWGYSFYRLEKVIGPMSTMMACPPGSQKKRAFVPVVGDGFMLRYNSKLPVVVYAPSDVEVRFRIWSASDKVGTAIQE; via the coding sequence ATGGGTTCTTTCCGTGCTTACGCGACCACCGGCCTGATTATCGCCAGCCTTTCCACTGTCGCCCACGCAGCGAAACTGGAAGATGTCGCGCCGTATCCCAAGGCTGAAGCGGGCTTCACGCGCCAGGTCATTCATCTGCCCAAGCAGGATCAGGAAGAGAACTTCCAGGTCGAGATTCTCGCGGGCAAAACTCTCGAAGTGGATTGCAATCGCCAGCGTCTGGGCGGGGTTCTGGACGAGAAAAACCTCGAAGGCTGGGGTTACTCGTTCTACCGACTGGAAAAGGTTATCGGCCCGATGAGCACAATGATGGCCTGCCCGCCCGGCTCGCAGAAGAAACGCGCGTTCGTGCCGGTCGTCGGCGACGGTTTCATGCTGCGGTACAACAGCAAGTTGCCGGTAGTGGTGTATGCCCCGTCGGACGTCGAAGTGCGTTTTCGCATCTGGTCCGCCTCGGACAAAGTCGGCACCGCCATTCAGGAATAA
- a CDS encoding DUF1652 domain-containing protein, whose protein sequence is MFLSALELRNIIESSFLPKRCQCTLSPDLSMTVKVFGDHQTDQVDLHVSGIDASHLNGCREINELIAGLRSDLAQQATPHHYTPRSRAV, encoded by the coding sequence ATGTTTCTGTCTGCCTTGGAACTACGCAATATCATTGAAAGCAGTTTTCTGCCTAAACGTTGCCAATGCACGCTGTCGCCGGACTTGTCGATGACCGTCAAGGTCTTCGGCGATCACCAGACCGATCAAGTTGATCTGCACGTCAGCGGCATCGACGCCAGCCACCTCAATGGCTGTCGCGAAATCAACGAACTGATCGCCGGGCTGCGCTCGGATCTGGCGCAACAAGCTACGCCACACCACTACACTCCGCGCTCCCGAGCCGTTTAA